One Gossypium arboreum isolate Shixiya-1 chromosome 13, ASM2569848v2, whole genome shotgun sequence genomic window, TTAGCTTCAACAGCATCAACACATCTTAACAGCACCTGATATTTCCTCTTTTTATACAGGATTtctccatctaagacatagtcactggctaGCCTTCTCAACATCCtcttatcattttcagttgcctgATCAGGATATTCACGGCTTTTCACATATCGTAAAATATCATAATAACAAGGATAATCATCTCTTTCTTCTTTGTCATCTATATTGCagcaatgagctggagcctcgcAAATACTCATCTGGATCTGCCTCATATCCCATCGTCCATTTATTCTGACCATAGAAACTAACGTAGCCAAggcatctgccatctggttttcgtTTCGCGGGAGATAATAGAAAGTGATATTATCAAACACCTTAATTAAATCTCGAACTAGCTCACGATAGTTGATCAACTTTGAGTCTCTTGTTTCCCATTCACCTTCGAGCTGATAGATCACCAGTGCAGAATCTCCATAcacctctaacaccttgattttacgttcGATTGCTGCACGgattcccatgatacatgcctcgTACTCTGCTATATTATTTGtgtaatcaaaatccaatttgcaagtgaatggataatgatctccatctGGGGATACCAGGACTACCCCAATTCCATTGCCAACAGTgtttgatgctccgtcaaaatTCAGTTTCCACGGATGATCTTCTGAAGTGTCCTCTTCGGTAGTTTCCACATACATTAGATAttcattagggaaatcaaagttcaaaggctcataatcttctaaagctctgctggctagaaaatctgctattgcacttcctttCATAGCCTTCTGGTTCATATAAACTATGTCGAATTcggaaagcagaatttgccattGGACCATCTTTCCACTCAAAGCAGctgactctatcatgtactttaaagggtcCAATTTCGAGATTAACCAAGTCGTATAGTATAACATGTACTGCCTCAAACTCTAAGTAGTCCAAACCAAGGCACAACataatttctcaattggcgaCTATCTCGtttcacactcagtgaatttcttactgaggtaatatatcgcctttTCCTTCTTTCCTATTTCATCCCGTTGGCCGAGCACACATTCCATTGAATTGTCAAATACTGTCAAATATAGTATCAATGGCCCACCAGGACTAGGTGGCATTAATACCGGGGGATtggacaaatattgtttaacCTTGTCAAAGGTTTTCTAGCACTAATCATCCCACACACCTGGGTTGTGTTTCTTGAGAAGACGAAATacggggtcacatttctcagtcaGCTGTGAAATAAACCAGGCGATATAATTTAGTCTTCCCAGGAAacctcgaacttccttctgagtgaGCGGCGGAGGCAATTtttgtatagccttgactttgtCGAAGTCGACCTCAATGCCCTTTTCACTGATTATAAAACCAAGCAGCTTCCCTGACCTGGCTCTAAAAGTACATTTTGttagattgagctttagctgaaacttcctcaacctcCGGAACAATTTCCTCAAAACCTGTATATGTTCATTTTCTGTTCAGGATTTTGTGATCATATCATTGACATAGACCTCAATTTCTTTGTGTATCATGTCGTGAAACAATGTTACCATGGCCCTTTGATACGTTGCTCCCGTATTCTTCAACCCGAATGACATCACCCTATAGCAAAAAGTCCCCCATAAAGTTATGAATGTGGTCTTTTCCATGTCCTCAGAatacatctttatctgattgtacccagagaaaccatccatgaaggaaaacagcgagtaacctgccgtgttgtctaccaaagtgtcgaCATGAGGCAAGGGGAAGTTGTGCTTTGGGCTGGTCTTGTTTAAGTCCCTATAATCTACACACATCCTCATCTTTCCATCTTTATTAGGGACGGGGACaacgttggctacccattctgagtaattAACAACTTGTAAGAACTTAGCATCAAATTACTTCCGGACCTCTTCTCTTATTTTTACTATAACATCAGGTCTCATCCTTCGAAACTTTTGTTGAACAGGCCTGCATTCTTCTTTTATAAGGACGCGATGTACCGCAATATTAGCTTTTAGCccaggcatgtcttgatatgaccacgCGAAAATATTTTTGAACTCTTGCAGTAAATCAATGAGGTCCCATTTTGTTTCCTCAATTATGCAAGTTCCAATGTTCACCTTTTTCCCCTCTTCCAAGGTCACACTCTCGATTATCTCTTTAtggggtagaatctgtttctcttcctgttctaccattcttaacaaatcTGAAGGTAAGCTACAGTCTTCATCATCTTAAAAatcctgagatccctctagacacacGTCTTGCTCAAAAAGGAACTCCGGGTTTGTAACAACGTCACTCATGCCATTTATATCTAGAGACCTATTGTAGGAACGAAAGAATATCCAACAAACAAATGAACCTAAGTATAgctttatttgtatggtatgattataaatgaaattcaaaaaaagaaaatttgctcaagataaaagaatatttgctcagaaTAAGACATGAAAGTTTTTTTATATTGAAATAAACGTTTTGAACATGAGCCTATATCATAAAAGATTCTTATTGCTTCTAGGCTTTAAAAcaacaagtgtgttttgaacattactctgtatTAGCACAAAAAACTATAGGAATTTCCTCTGCAGTCTAGTTGTTCAGAACACTTCCAggctcataagggcgaatgcTTGTTAAGTCATTTTTCATCACTTTCTCTTCATATATAACATTGATATTCAAATTTTTCATTGCGTCTTCAGCTGTTCCCTCTCTTGTCATCTTCAATTCAGGATAAATAACTCCACCTGACACAAATGTATAGGATATATGGGGAAAAGTCATTAATTCCCACTCAACTTCTGCACCATTCAGTCGTGCTCTTCGTCTCTTCTGCCTCTTTTCCATCTCCTTTTTTTTCGCCTTTGCATCTGGCCTATACCCTAAGCCAAACCGATCTTGTTTATTAGCTAAAATTGGTACCTTAACTCGTCCATGAAGATACTTTCCAAGTCCTCTTCCAAGCAATGCTCCCTTTCCCACTGTTAATTGCAATCTCATCCTCGTAGCCTTAGATATTCTTGGCATTAGGACCCTGCCCCCTTCAATGATGAAAGTTGCATTTACAAAATCCAATGACCGAAATGAACACTCAATTGCTTCATCATCATTTTCTATATACGGTGCACTACTAGTAACGGATGCAATAATGTTCTCCTCAGCATTTATCGTTATCAAGTGGCCCTCCATCACCAACTTTAAATTTTGATGCAACGATGATGGTACTGCCCCTTCCGAGTGAATCCAAAGCCTCCCCAACAAGCAATTATAAGAAGGCGTAATATCCATCACAAGGAAATTGACCTCGTATGTGCTTGGTCCGATCAGCAGAGGTACTTCAATCCTTCCGATCACTTTTCTCTCAGTGCCATCAAATGCTATATTTATGTTATAGCATGTCTTCATATGAGAGCTTTCTATTGGTAACTTATTTAATGTGGATAAGGGCAAAAGATTTAGCGCTGACCCATTATCAATTAATACCTCTAGCAGTGTATACCCTTTGCAGcgagtggtgatgtgcaaagcCTTAATGGATCCCATACCCCCTGGTGGTATTTCATTATCACTGAAAGAGATGAAGTTATCGGTGCTTATGTTACTGACAAGGCGGTCTAGCTTGTTCACTGAAATATCTTCAGCGATATAGGTCACGTTCAACACTTTCATCAATGCATTTTGGTGAACCTCTGAGTTTTGGAGCAGAGCTAGTACCGATGTGCATGCCAGCTGCTTCTGCAACTGTTCCATAACACTATACTCACTGTGTTTTAGGAATTTCAAAAATTCTTTAGCTTCATCTTCAGTTACTGGTTTATTAACAAGTGGTTTTGTCATCTCTTTCCCTTGTTCAATCATCACGGACTTTCCTTTTCCAAGCTCAACCTTTGTACTTAGCGTGCTGACCAGACTCTTCTCCCCTAGATATGTTACATTACAGTTGTAATTCTAAGGCACCCTTTTATTATCCTTATACAGAAAAACCGCGGGTCTCTGGATTACAACTTTCGGTGTAATTTTCGCTCTAACTTCATTAATTTTCGGTCGCAAAATGATCACCACTGGGTGATTGACCTCAAAAACCTTCTCTATTAACCCTTCCTCCGAGGTGCATATATCTTCCTTCTCAGTAAACTCAAAGAACTCTATCTCTTTGTTGTCCATTAGAGCCTGTACCAAGGCCCTAAACTCACAATAGTTCCCTGCTTCTAGGGATTTACTCCCAAAGTTTTGCATGATTAGACTTTACTCTACCATCTTCTTCAAAACCTCCCTTATCGGGGTTCTCATTTCTGCCACATCCAACTTAATTTTCCCCCCCATATTCTCGACTATTGTGTTTACCCCTTTATCAGTATGATTGGGTAATGGATTTCCTACACCAGGTGCATCATCGAATTTTACAACACCCATATTGATGAGCCTTTCGACTCTTTTAAAAGAGGTGTAATTCTCTATCGAGTGTCTCGCGATTCCAGCATGATATTCACATTGAGCACCTGCATCATACGACTTGGGGTATGGGGGTTGCAGTGGTTTTAAATAGAAAGGAGATACGACGTATGCATCAAATAAACTTTTGTACAGCTCCCGATACATTACTGGAATGGGAGTAAATTGGGGCTTCTCTGTGTTTTGCTTCGTATTAGGCTCTTGCCTTGGCAAAGCTTGCTGGCCCGTAGCTACCATTTTCTGTTGATTTACCATGATTGGTTTCGCATAACCCATGTTCACATtgctaactttattttctttctttttcaaggcTGACCTCCTAGTGCTTTCCCCAACCTCTATCTTTCCACACCTTATTGCATTCTCAATCATTTCACCAAACATAACTATATCCGCAAAACTCTTAGTTGCACTTCCCAACAAGTGATTAATAAAAGGTGCCTTTAAGGTATTAATGAAAAGCATGGTTGTTTCCTTTTCCAACAGTGGGGGTTGGACTTGTGTAGCAATCTCTCTCCATCTCTGAGCATATTGCCTGAAACTCTCATTTGACTTCTTCTCTATGTTCTGTAATGTGATCCTATCAAGCGCTATGTCAGTCACATGGCCATATTGTTTCATGAAGGCCTGTGCTAAGTCTTTCCACGATTTAACTTGGCTACGattcaactgattgtaccatttggTCGCAACCCCAGTCAAACTATCCTGGAAATAGTGGATCAATAACTGATTATTATTAACATGACCAGTCATTCTCTGACAAAATATCGTGATATGAGCCTCAGGGCAACTGGTTCCGTTGTATTtttcaaattctggcattttgaactTCGGAGGGAGTACCAGATCTGGGACTAGAATCAACTCCTTAGCATCTATTCCGCAATGATAATCAACGCTTTCCAATGCCCTGaatttttcctccaaccattTATATCAATCTTCTAGTCGCTTTGGAAATTCTACTCCTGCCTTTCCTACTTCCGCGACCTCATCGAAGTCAATGACTGTAGGACTTGCCCGATGGTCTTCGGGGTTGGAACACGAGCCCGTCGGGA contains:
- the LOC108462195 gene encoding uncharacterized protein LOC108462195 → MYVETTEEDTSEDHPWKLNFDGASNTVGNGIGVVLVSPDGDHYPFTCKLDFDYTNNIAEYEACIMGIRAAIERKIKVLEVYGDSALVIYQLEGEWETRDSKLINYRELVRDLIKVFDNITFYYLPRNENQMADALATLVSMVRINGRWDMRQIQMSICEAPAHCCNIDDKEERDDYPCYYDILRYVKSREYPDQATENDKRMLRRLASDYVLDGEILYKKRKYQVLLRCVDAVEAKKILKEIHEGVCETHVNGFTMAGKL
- the LOC108462194 gene encoding uncharacterized protein LOC108462194, whose product is MPEFEKYNGTSCPEAHITIFCQRMTGHVNNNQLLIHYFQDSLTGVATKWYNQLNRSQVKSWKDLAQAFMKQYGHVTDIALDRITLQNIEKKSNESFRQYAQRWREIATQVQPPLLEKETTMLFINTLKAPFINHLLGSATKSFADIVMFGEMIENAIRCGKIEVGESTRRSALKKKENKVSNVNMGYAKPIMVNQQKMVATGQQALPRQEPNTKQNTEKPQFTPIPVMYRELYKSLFDAYVVSPFYLKPLQPPYPKSYDAGAQCEYHAGIARHSIENYTSFKRVERLINMGVVKFDDAPGVGNPLPNHTDKGVNTIVENMGGKIKLDVAEMRTPIREVLKKMALMDNKEIEFFEFTEKEDICTSEEGLIEKVFEVNHPVVIILRPKINEVRAKITPKVVIQRPAVFLYKDNKRVP